In a single window of the Ancylobacter polymorphus genome:
- a CDS encoding ABC transporter ATP-binding protein gives MPEPSPVPDARIAVDCQGIVKQFGDGPRALRALDNVSVAIRENEFFTLLGPSGCGKTTLLRMIAGFEYPTEGTIRLHGEDIAGLPPFKRPINTVFQSYALFPHLTVWENVAFGLQMLGWAKGKIEARVAEMLKLVHMEELAQRRTDQISGGQAQRVALARALAPAPKVLLLDEPLSALDYKLRKEMQIELKRMQSETGITFIFVTHDQEEALTMSDRIAVMSKGRVLQVGTPWDIYDKPAERFVADFIGETNFLSAIMVGIEEGVARVRLPSGIEISASLAEGYRPAGEATVVVRPEHARMVTSGGQLSGVVENIVYFGTDTHIHVKLDQGSTFMVRQQNSRSKSRGASVGDRVGIDIAPDAAQVLRD, from the coding sequence ATGCCGGAGCCTTCCCCTGTACCGGACGCCCGCATCGCCGTCGATTGTCAGGGTATCGTCAAGCAATTCGGCGATGGCCCACGCGCCCTTCGGGCGCTCGACAATGTGTCGGTCGCTATACGTGAAAACGAATTCTTCACGTTGCTAGGTCCGTCCGGCTGCGGCAAGACGACGTTGCTTCGCATGATCGCGGGGTTTGAATACCCCACCGAAGGGACGATCCGCCTGCATGGCGAGGACATCGCCGGCCTGCCGCCGTTCAAGCGGCCGATCAACACGGTGTTCCAGAGCTACGCCCTCTTCCCGCATCTGACGGTGTGGGAGAACGTCGCCTTCGGCCTGCAAATGCTCGGCTGGGCCAAGGGGAAGATCGAGGCGCGCGTGGCCGAGATGCTCAAGCTCGTCCATATGGAAGAGCTGGCGCAGCGCCGCACCGATCAGATTTCCGGCGGCCAGGCCCAGCGCGTCGCCCTCGCCCGGGCGCTGGCCCCGGCGCCGAAGGTGCTGCTGCTCGACGAGCCGCTCTCCGCGCTCGACTACAAGCTGCGCAAGGAGATGCAGATCGAGCTCAAGCGCATGCAGAGCGAGACCGGCATCACCTTCATCTTCGTCACCCATGACCAGGAAGAAGCGCTCACCATGTCCGACCGCATCGCGGTCATGTCCAAGGGCCGGGTGCTGCAGGTCGGCACGCCGTGGGACATTTACGACAAGCCGGCCGAGCGTTTCGTCGCCGACTTCATCGGCGAGACCAATTTCCTCTCCGCCATCATGGTCGGCATCGAAGAGGGCGTGGCGCGGGTGCGCCTGCCCTCCGGCATCGAAATCTCCGCCAGTCTCGCGGAAGGCTACCGCCCGGCGGGCGAGGCGACGGTGGTGGTGCGGCCGGAACATGCGCGCATGGTCACCTCCGGCGGCCAGCTGTCCGGCGTGGTGGAGAACATCGTCTATTTCGGCACCGACACCCATATCCATGTGAAGCTGGACCAGGGGTCCACCTTCATGGTGCGGCAGCAGAACTCGCGCAGCAAATCCCGCGGCGCCAGCGTCGGCGACCGCGTCGGCATCGACATCGCGCCCGATGCGGCGCAAGTGCTGCGGGACTGA
- a CDS encoding ABC transporter permease, which translates to MASAAEIARRDEQSKTRTRWLLSLPALFIVFIAAIGPLFVMLAYSFMAKGDYGDVKPGEFSLDGWFSVLFQRDIFDDTVTLADAHLSILWRSVRLSVITTLATLALGFPTAYFIATRPRSTREVWVFLITIPFWTNLLIRTFAMQQVIRNEGVLNTLLMWLGVINEPIPIMYTDWAILFGMVYVYLPLMVLPLYASMEKLDFRLVEAGYDLYAGRLAVLRRIILPLVKPGIVAGSILVFVPSLGAYVIPRVLGGGKNLMLANLIELQFGAGRNWPLGAALSISLMLLVMVAMLVYVRNATRSGGGHG; encoded by the coding sequence ATGGCGAGCGCGGCCGAGATCGCCCGACGCGACGAACAGTCGAAAACCCGCACGCGCTGGCTGCTGTCGCTGCCGGCGCTGTTCATCGTCTTCATCGCCGCCATCGGCCCGCTCTTCGTCATGCTGGCCTATTCCTTCATGGCGAAGGGCGATTATGGCGATGTGAAGCCCGGCGAGTTCTCGCTCGACGGCTGGTTCTCCGTCCTCTTCCAGCGCGACATCTTCGACGACACGGTGACACTCGCCGACGCGCATCTGTCGATCCTCTGGCGCTCGGTGCGGCTGTCGGTCATCACCACGCTGGCGACGCTGGCACTGGGCTTCCCCACGGCCTATTTCATCGCCACCCGGCCGCGCAGCACGCGCGAAGTGTGGGTGTTCCTCATCACCATCCCGTTCTGGACCAATCTGCTCATTCGCACCTTCGCGATGCAGCAGGTGATCCGCAATGAAGGCGTGCTGAACACGCTGCTGATGTGGCTCGGCGTCATCAACGAGCCGATCCCGATCATGTACACGGACTGGGCGATCCTGTTCGGCATGGTCTATGTCTACCTGCCGCTTATGGTGCTGCCGCTCTATGCCAGCATGGAGAAGCTGGATTTCCGTCTCGTCGAGGCGGGTTACGATCTCTATGCCGGCCGGCTCGCCGTGCTGCGGCGCATCATCCTGCCGCTGGTGAAGCCCGGCATCGTCGCCGGTTCCATCCTGGTCTTCGTCCCCTCGCTCGGCGCCTATGTCATTCCGCGCGTGCTCGGCGGCGGCAAGAATTTGATGCTCGCCAATCTCATCGAGCTGCAGTTCGGCGCCGGCCGCAACTGGCCGCTCGGCGCGGCGCTGTCGATCTCGCTGATGCTCCTCGTCATGGTCGCCATGCTGGTTTATGTGCGCAACGCCACGCGCTCGGGAGGCGGGCATGGCTAA
- a CDS encoding ABC transporter permease — protein sequence MAKPRFDIRAQPGFGTVALFTFAMLYLPIATLVVYAFNASDSLSSWGGFSLHWFYEAAENQSVQDAAWRSLIIAVSAATMATIAATMAALATTRTGPYRGLSFKYAFINLPLMVPEIVTAVALLIVFAKVKVWTGYSGLGYLILAHTAFCIPFAYLPIRARLEGMDQSLERAAADLYAPPWQVFRRVTLPLLRPGIIAGFMLAFVISLDDVVISEFVKSGGQDTLPTYMLGQLRRAVTPEINAIAAAFLVLSVALVTVFFFINRKKA from the coding sequence ATGGCTAAGCCGCGCTTCGACATACGCGCGCAGCCCGGGTTCGGCACGGTCGCGCTGTTCACCTTCGCGATGCTCTATCTGCCGATCGCGACGCTGGTGGTCTACGCCTTCAACGCCAGCGACTCGCTGTCCAGCTGGGGCGGGTTCTCGCTGCACTGGTTCTATGAGGCGGCGGAAAACCAGTCGGTGCAGGATGCGGCGTGGCGCTCGCTCATCATCGCGGTCAGTGCGGCGACGATGGCGACCATCGCCGCCACCATGGCGGCGCTCGCCACCACCCGCACCGGGCCCTATCGCGGCCTGTCGTTCAAATACGCCTTCATCAACCTGCCGCTGATGGTGCCGGAGATCGTCACCGCCGTGGCGCTGCTGATCGTCTTCGCCAAGGTGAAGGTGTGGACCGGCTATTCCGGCCTCGGCTATCTCATCCTGGCGCACACCGCTTTCTGCATCCCCTTCGCCTATCTGCCCATCCGGGCGCGGCTGGAAGGCATGGACCAGTCGCTGGAGCGCGCGGCGGCGGATCTTTACGCCCCGCCGTGGCAGGTGTTCCGGCGGGTGACGCTGCCGCTGCTGCGGCCGGGCATCATCGCCGGCTTCATGCTGGCCTTCGTCATCTCGCTGGACGACGTGGTGATTTCCGAATTCGTCAAATCGGGCGGGCAGGACACGCTGCCGACCTACATGCTGGGTCAGCTGCGCCGGGCGGTGACGCCGGAGATCAACGCCATCGCGGCGGCCTTCCTGGTGCTGTCGGTGGCGCTGGTGACGGTGTTCTTCTTCATCAACCGCAAGAAAGCCTGA
- a CDS encoding extracellular solute-binding protein — translation MTLKSTMVAALALLVSAGAACAEGQLNIYNWGDYTSPELIKKFEETHKVKVTVTDYDSNDTALAKIRAGGHGFDIVVPSANYMPIWIKEGLLLEARPDQMPNFKNVDARWVNVPWDPGRHYSVPWQWGVSGIGVNKKVYGGDINTSAIFLDPPKELIGKINVEPEMNDVLYATIKYLGGNWCTTDKALLKQVRDKLLEAKPKWLAMDYSVTEKLPSGDYAGVYYWNGAILRSRLKNPDIAFGYPKEGYPIFMDSVAVLKDAKNPENAKAFMNFIMEPENAAMISTFAKYSNGIKGSEAFFPENMKGAPELNVPPQFEKAGEFLETCAPEVSQLYARIWTDINK, via the coding sequence ATGACACTGAAATCGACGATGGTGGCGGCGCTCGCCCTTCTCGTCAGCGCGGGCGCGGCCTGCGCCGAGGGGCAGCTGAACATCTACAACTGGGGTGACTACACCAGCCCCGAACTGATCAAAAAGTTCGAGGAGACCCACAAGGTCAAGGTGACCGTCACCGACTACGATTCCAACGACACCGCGCTGGCCAAGATCCGCGCCGGCGGCCATGGCTTCGACATCGTTGTTCCCTCGGCCAACTACATGCCGATCTGGATCAAGGAAGGCCTGCTGCTGGAGGCCCGCCCGGACCAGATGCCGAACTTCAAAAATGTCGACGCGCGCTGGGTGAACGTGCCGTGGGATCCCGGCCGGCACTATTCCGTGCCGTGGCAGTGGGGCGTCAGCGGCATCGGCGTGAACAAGAAGGTCTATGGCGGCGACATCAACACCTCGGCGATCTTCCTCGATCCGCCGAAGGAGCTGATCGGCAAGATCAATGTCGAGCCGGAAATGAACGACGTGCTCTACGCCACGATCAAATATCTCGGCGGCAACTGGTGCACCACCGACAAGGCGCTGCTGAAGCAGGTGCGTGACAAGCTGCTGGAAGCCAAGCCGAAATGGCTGGCCATGGACTATTCCGTCACCGAGAAGCTGCCGTCCGGCGACTATGCCGGCGTGTATTACTGGAACGGCGCCATCCTGCGCTCGCGCCTGAAGAACCCGGACATCGCCTTCGGCTACCCGAAGGAAGGCTATCCGATCTTCATGGACAGCGTCGCCGTTCTGAAGGACGCCAAGAACCCGGAAAACGCCAAGGCGTTCATGAACTTCATCATGGAGCCGGAAAACGCGGCGATGATCTCGACCTTCGCCAAGTACTCCAACGGCATCAAGGGTTCGGAAGCCTTCTTCCCCGAGAACATGAAGGGCGCGCCGGAGCTGAACGTGCCGCCGCAGTTCGAGAAGGCCGGCGAGTTCCTTGAGACCTGCGCGCCGGAAGTCTCCCAGCTCTATGCCCGCATCTGGACCGACATCAACAAGTGA
- a CDS encoding ABC transporter substrate-binding protein: MSRLAALAALLSLSTSLAHAGGVLSIARNEDSTTFDPIKSAQNVDNWVFSNVFDVLVRVDASGTQLVPGLAESWTVSEDGLTYTFKLRDAKFSDGAPVTAEDAAYSLIRIRDDKGSLWSDSFKIIDTATATDPKTLVVKLKGKSVPFLSMMALPNASVLPKKLVEGAAADTFAEKPVGSGAFSVVEWRRGDRIILKKNPNYWDAGKVSLDGVEWLVIPDDNTRMLKIQAGEVDAAITVPFSRVAELKTNPALKVISDPSTREDHMLINHEHGALAKKEVREALDLAIDKKAIVEAATFNLGEVAYSYVPKGSLYHYADNLKRPYDPEKAKKLLADAGASGLTLNYVVNAGKETDEQIAVLVQQQLAKAGVNVNLQKVDPSQSWDMLVNGDYDISVMYWTNDILDPDQKTTFVLGHDTNMNYMTRYKNDEVKALVEAARLETDPVKREAMYVTLQKTAKGDVNWIDLYYSPYINVTRSNIENFHQNPLGRFFLEETVKN; the protein is encoded by the coding sequence ATGTCCCGCCTCGCGGCTTTGGCCGCACTCCTCTCGCTTTCCACCAGCCTGGCCCACGCCGGCGGCGTGCTGAGCATCGCCCGCAACGAGGATTCCACCACCTTCGACCCCATCAAGTCGGCGCAGAATGTCGATAACTGGGTGTTCTCCAACGTGTTCGACGTGCTGGTGCGCGTCGATGCCAGCGGCACCCAGCTGGTGCCCGGCCTTGCCGAGAGCTGGACCGTCTCCGAGGACGGGCTCACCTACACCTTCAAGCTGCGCGACGCCAAATTCTCCGACGGCGCGCCCGTCACCGCAGAGGACGCCGCCTACTCGCTGATCCGCATCCGCGACGACAAGGGCTCGCTCTGGTCCGACAGCTTCAAGATCATCGACACCGCGACCGCCACCGACCCCAAGACGCTGGTGGTGAAGCTGAAGGGCAAGTCGGTGCCGTTCCTCTCCATGATGGCGCTGCCCAATGCCTCGGTGCTGCCGAAGAAGCTGGTGGAAGGCGCCGCCGCCGACACTTTCGCCGAAAAGCCGGTGGGCTCGGGCGCCTTCAGCGTCGTGGAGTGGCGCCGAGGCGACCGCATCATCCTGAAGAAGAACCCCAATTACTGGGACGCCGGCAAGGTGAGCCTCGACGGCGTGGAATGGCTGGTCATTCCCGACGACAACACCCGCATGCTGAAGATCCAGGCCGGCGAGGTGGATGCCGCCATCACCGTGCCATTCTCGCGCGTCGCCGAACTGAAGACCAATCCCGCGCTCAAGGTCATCAGCGATCCCTCCACCCGCGAGGACCACATGCTCATCAACCACGAGCATGGCGCGCTGGCGAAGAAGGAGGTGCGCGAAGCGCTGGACCTCGCCATCGACAAGAAGGCCATCGTCGAGGCGGCGACCTTCAATCTCGGCGAGGTCGCCTATTCCTATGTGCCCAAGGGCTCGCTCTACCACTATGCCGACAATCTCAAGCGGCCCTATGACCCGGAAAAGGCCAAGAAGCTGCTGGCGGACGCCGGCGCCTCGGGCCTGACGCTGAACTACGTCGTCAATGCCGGCAAGGAGACGGACGAGCAGATCGCCGTTCTGGTGCAGCAGCAGCTGGCCAAGGCGGGCGTGAACGTGAACCTGCAGAAGGTGGACCCCAGCCAGAGCTGGGACATGCTGGTGAACGGGGATTACGACATCTCGGTCATGTACTGGACCAACGACATTCTGGACCCGGACCAGAAGACCACCTTCGTGCTCGGGCACGACACCAACATGAACTACATGACCCGCTACAAGAACGACGAGGTGAAGGCGCTGGTTGAGGCCGCCCGGCTGGAGACCGACCCGGTCAAGCGCGAGGCGATGTATGTCACGCTGCAGAAGACCGCCAAGGGCGATGTCAACTGGATCGATCTCTATTACAGCCCCTATATCAACGTCACCCGCAGCAATATCGAGAACTTCCACCAGAACCCGCTGGGCCGCTTCTTCCTGGAAGAGACGGTGAAGAACTGA
- a CDS encoding dipeptide ABC transporter ATP-binding protein, producing MSAPLLSVRDLSVAVNGAEGPRTLLDHVSLDLSPGEILGLVGESGSGKSLLCRTLLQLLPSRALSVTGGAAMMGGRDLLALSEPQMQQVRGAEIGMIFQNPSSHLDPVMRVGEQIMEGLRFHRRLDRAAAKAEAIALMGQVGFTDPPRQFGAYPHEFSGGMRQRAMIAVALACDPKILIADEPTTALDVTIQAQILRLLMELRQSRGLSIILITHDLGVVAQTCDRVAVMRQGQVVEVGEKRALLAHPQHPYTRALIASHPSLPVDDEADEVDDVTDPAASAEPVRAPAPPPRPLVEIDDLEVRFPVAGGLFGRRRSFSAVAGVSLQIRPGETVGIVGESGSGKSTLARAMLGLTPISDGHVSFDGLSLRGQPGAALARIRQQTAMVFQDPFNSLNPRLTIGQTLSEVLRVQGKVAPAAIPARVEELLRLVELDPALAGRRPRQLSGGQCQRAGIARALAVDPRLIVADECVAALDVTIQAQIVALFQRLVATMELTLVFIAHDLAIVRHLCTRVVVMHHGRIVEEGPCAEVFERPREAYTAALIAAIPDIDPDRRLIAPPPALAV from the coding sequence ATGAGCGCCCCGCTGCTGTCCGTCCGCGATCTCTCCGTCGCCGTGAACGGCGCGGAGGGCCCGCGTACCCTGCTCGACCATGTCTCGCTCGACTTGTCGCCCGGCGAGATTCTCGGGCTCGTCGGCGAAAGCGGCTCGGGCAAGAGCCTGCTCTGCCGCACGCTGCTGCAACTTCTGCCCTCACGCGCGCTCTCCGTCACCGGCGGGGCGGCGATGATGGGCGGGCGCGACCTGCTGGCGCTGAGCGAGCCGCAGATGCAGCAGGTGCGCGGTGCCGAAATAGGCATGATTTTTCAGAACCCTAGCAGCCATCTCGACCCTGTCATGCGGGTCGGCGAGCAGATCATGGAGGGGCTGCGTTTTCACCGGCGGCTCGACCGGGCGGCAGCGAAGGCGGAGGCGATTGCGCTGATGGGGCAGGTCGGCTTCACCGATCCGCCACGCCAGTTCGGCGCCTATCCGCACGAGTTTTCCGGCGGCATGCGCCAGCGCGCCATGATCGCCGTGGCGCTCGCCTGTGACCCGAAAATCCTCATCGCCGACGAGCCGACAACCGCGCTCGACGTGACCATCCAGGCGCAAATCCTGCGTCTTCTCATGGAGTTGCGCCAGAGCCGGGGCCTTTCGATCATCCTCATTACCCATGATCTCGGCGTGGTCGCCCAGACCTGCGACCGGGTGGCGGTCATGCGGCAGGGGCAGGTGGTGGAGGTCGGCGAGAAGCGCGCTTTGCTGGCCCATCCCCAGCATCCCTATACGCGCGCGCTGATCGCCAGCCACCCCTCACTGCCGGTGGACGATGAGGCCGATGAGGTGGACGATGTGACCGATCCGGCCGCTTCGGCCGAGCCGGTGCGTGCGCCCGCCCCGCCGCCGCGCCCACTGGTCGAGATCGACGATCTGGAGGTGCGCTTTCCCGTCGCCGGCGGGCTGTTCGGCCGGCGGCGCAGCTTCAGCGCGGTGGCTGGCGTGTCGCTGCAGATCCGGCCCGGCGAGACGGTGGGCATCGTCGGGGAGAGCGGCTCGGGCAAGTCGACGCTGGCGCGCGCCATGCTCGGGCTGACCCCGATTTCCGACGGCCATGTCTCCTTTGACGGCTTGAGCCTGCGCGGGCAGCCGGGCGCGGCGCTGGCGCGCATCCGCCAGCAGACGGCGATGGTGTTTCAGGACCCGTTCAACTCGCTGAACCCGCGCCTCACCATCGGGCAGACGCTGTCCGAGGTGCTGCGCGTGCAGGGCAAGGTGGCGCCCGCCGCCATTCCCGCCCGTGTCGAGGAACTCCTGCGGCTGGTCGAACTCGATCCCGCGCTGGCCGGGCGTCGTCCGCGCCAGCTTTCCGGCGGCCAGTGCCAGCGCGCCGGCATCGCCCGGGCGCTCGCGGTCGATCCCCGGCTGATCGTCGCCGATGAATGCGTCGCCGCGCTCGATGTCACCATCCAGGCGCAGATCGTGGCGCTGTTCCAGCGGCTGGTGGCGACCATGGAGCTGACGCTGGTGTTCATCGCCCATGATCTCGCCATCGTGCGCCATCTCTGCACGCGGGTGGTGGTGATGCATCACGGGCGCATCGTGGAGGAGGGGCCCTGCGCCGAGGTCTTCGAGCGCCCGCGCGAGGCCTACACCGCCGCCCTGATCGCCGCCATTCCCGACATCGACCCGGACCGGCGCCTTATCGCGCCGCCGCCCGCCCTTGCCGTCTAA
- a CDS encoding ABC transporter permease: MNRTLVAGLVLLGGFVLAALAAPMIAPYDPIFQDAAARLQPPSWAHPFGTDNFGRDILSRLIFGARVDLQMALIGVFFPLVIGTVVGAIAGYLGGFVDAVLMRLIDIILAFPFLVLMLSIIAILGPGLSSFYIAMALVGWVSYARLIRAQILVLKNADYAVAAVSLGFSRTRVLFRHLLPNSVAGSLVFCMSDAVLVLLSGAAISYLGLGVQPPTAEWGIMVAEGQAFLSQAWWITLFPGLAIVLLAFGFSMIGDALGEAMGVHE, from the coding sequence ATGAACCGCACGCTCGTCGCCGGCCTCGTGCTGCTCGGTGGCTTCGTGCTCGCCGCGCTCGCCGCGCCGATGATTGCGCCCTATGACCCGATCTTCCAGGATGCGGCCGCGCGGCTGCAGCCGCCCTCATGGGCGCACCCGTTCGGCACCGATAATTTCGGCCGCGACATCCTCTCGCGGCTCATTTTCGGCGCGCGCGTCGACCTGCAGATGGCGCTGATCGGCGTGTTCTTCCCGCTCGTCATCGGCACGGTGGTCGGCGCGATCGCCGGCTATCTCGGCGGGTTCGTCGACGCCGTTCTGATGCGCCTGATCGACATCATCCTCGCCTTTCCCTTCCTCGTCCTGATGCTCTCCATCATCGCCATTCTCGGGCCGGGGCTTTCCAGCTTCTACATCGCCATGGCGCTGGTCGGCTGGGTGTCCTATGCGCGCCTCATCCGGGCGCAGATTCTGGTGCTGAAGAACGCCGATTACGCCGTGGCGGCGGTGAGCCTCGGCTTTTCGCGAACGCGGGTGCTGTTCCGCCACCTTCTGCCGAACTCGGTGGCGGGGTCGCTGGTGTTCTGCATGTCGGACGCGGTGCTGGTGCTGCTCTCCGGCGCGGCCATCTCCTATCTCGGGCTCGGCGTGCAGCCGCCGACCGCGGAGTGGGGCATCATGGTCGCGGAGGGGCAGGCGTTCCTGTCGCAGGCGTGGTGGATCACGCTGTTTCCCGGCCTCGCCATCGTCTTGCTGGCGTTCGGCTTTTCCATGATCGGCGACGCGCTCGGCGAAGCGATGGGAGTTCACGAATGA
- a CDS encoding ABC transporter permease, translating to MRRYAFILTRPLQFVPVVFGVSLVTFVLVRMIPGDPARVLLGARATPTAIANIRAQYGLDEPIWLQYLYFLRNLAHGEMGMSIVYKIDVLRLIGTRIEPTFALVLCSVLLSILIAVPLAALAARNQGRPIDHAIRFVSTFGIGFPPFWLGLMLMMLLAVKFPLLPVSGYGDTLGEKLAHLALPSLTIALSLSTVLLRSLRAAMVDWLKSDVATAARARGMPESIVFWRHVLPNSIVPTINLLAVNIGWLIGGTVVIESIFALPGMGQLLVRAIFSRDYMVVQGVAMVFACATVLVNFLADIATVAADPRVKL from the coding sequence ATGCGCCGCTACGCCTTCATCCTGACGCGCCCGCTGCAATTCGTGCCGGTGGTGTTCGGCGTCAGCCTCGTCACCTTCGTGCTGGTGCGGATGATCCCGGGCGATCCCGCCCGCGTGCTGCTGGGCGCGCGCGCCACGCCCACGGCCATCGCCAATATCCGCGCGCAGTACGGGCTCGATGAGCCGATCTGGCTGCAATATCTCTATTTCCTGCGCAATCTCGCCCATGGCGAGATGGGCATGTCGATCGTCTACAAGATCGACGTGCTGCGCCTCATCGGCACGCGCATCGAGCCGACCTTCGCGCTGGTGCTGTGCAGCGTGCTGCTCTCCATCCTCATCGCCGTGCCGCTCGCCGCGCTGGCCGCGCGCAACCAGGGCCGGCCGATCGACCACGCGATCCGCTTCGTCTCCACCTTTGGCATCGGCTTTCCCCCGTTCTGGCTGGGGCTGATGCTGATGATGCTGCTGGCGGTCAAATTCCCGCTGCTGCCGGTTTCCGGCTATGGCGACACGCTGGGCGAGAAGCTGGCCCATCTCGCGCTGCCCTCGCTCACCATCGCGCTGTCGCTGTCCACCGTGCTGCTGCGCTCGCTGCGGGCGGCGATGGTGGACTGGCTGAAATCCGATGTCGCCACCGCCGCCCGTGCGCGCGGCATGCCCGAATCCATCGTGTTCTGGCGCCATGTGCTGCCAAATTCCATCGTGCCGACCATCAATCTGCTGGCGGTCAACATCGGCTGGCTGATCGGCGGCACGGTGGTGATCGAGAGCATTTTCGCGCTGCCCGGCATGGGGCAATTGCTGGTGCGCGCCATTTTCTCGCGCGATTACATGGTGGTGCAGGGCGTCGCCATGGTGTTCGCCTGCGCCACGGTGCTGGTGAACTTCCTCGCCGACATCGCCACGGTGGCCGCCGATCCGAGGGTGAAGCTGTGA
- a CDS encoding proline iminopeptidase-family hydrolase, with product MWREIEPQERREVSIGEHRVVAYSFGAGEETVLLLNGGPGLPCDYLREAHSCLIDQGYRVVAFDQLGTGAADRPTDPSLWTIERYVEETETVRTALGLGKVHLLGHSWGGWLAIDYALTYPDALKSLILADTVADMPHLVSELEKLRAALGPETVAMMQKHEAAGTFDHPEYQAAITILNYRHVCRLPEWPAPVLRSLSDWNMGPYMTMQGPNEFLYIGNLKDWNRIPDLPRITVPTFIVVGERDELTPACAMKMKHALPDVRLNVVANASHMPFYENPAGYYPPLLDFLANVSR from the coding sequence ATGTGGCGGGAAATCGAGCCGCAGGAGCGGCGGGAAGTGAGCATCGGCGAGCACCGCGTGGTCGCCTACAGCTTCGGCGCCGGTGAGGAAACGGTTCTGCTGCTGAATGGCGGACCGGGCCTGCCTTGCGACTATCTGCGCGAGGCGCATTCCTGCCTGATCGACCAGGGCTACCGCGTCGTCGCCTTCGACCAGCTCGGCACCGGCGCGGCCGACCGTCCGACCGATCCGTCACTCTGGACGATCGAGCGCTATGTCGAGGAGACGGAGACGGTGCGCACCGCGCTGGGTCTCGGCAAGGTGCATCTGCTCGGCCATAGCTGGGGCGGCTGGCTCGCCATCGACTATGCGCTCACCTACCCGGACGCGCTCAAGAGCCTTATCCTTGCCGACACGGTGGCGGACATGCCGCATCTCGTCAGCGAACTGGAAAAGCTGCGCGCCGCGCTCGGTCCCGAGACGGTGGCGATGATGCAGAAGCACGAGGCCGCCGGCACGTTCGATCACCCGGAATATCAGGCGGCGATCACTATCCTGAACTATCGCCATGTCTGCCGCCTGCCGGAATGGCCGGCGCCGGTGCTGCGCTCGCTGTCCGATTGGAACATGGGTCCCTACATGACCATGCAGGGGCCGAACGAATTTCTCTATATCGGCAATCTCAAGGACTGGAACCGCATCCCGGACCTGCCGCGCATCACCGTGCCGACCTTCATCGTGGTGGGCGAGCGCGATGAACTCACGCCGGCCTGCGCGATGAAGATGAAGCATGCCCTGCCGGATGTGCGCCTCAACGTCGTCGCCAATGCCAGCCACATGCCGTTCTACGAGAACCCAGCCGGCTACTACCCGCCGCTGCTCGATTTCCTCGCCAACGTGTCGCGCTAG
- a CDS encoding helix-turn-helix transcriptional regulator: MGAEIAAMEERFGAAATLSAQVDLLFEAMAGFGFDALIYDYTPARYDLRGEQMLPSVLELRNVDETMRDYWFGHGYFRLDPVQKVALGTTRPFIWNYEPQAQTVIRTFMNEDSAPVAAFLAERGMSAGVTVPVHLPGGDYATVTGIRCGDHRFAEHEAPGCLGDFGLLAHMFQHAAAGGLRGDRRLDGLPRLTARERECLRHAADGLSAKEISRALGRSVPTVVMHLNAAMRKLEAKNRTQAAVRAARLRLLD, encoded by the coding sequence ATGGGCGCCGAGATTGCGGCGATGGAGGAACGTTTCGGCGCAGCGGCGACGCTCAGCGCGCAGGTCGACCTGCTGTTCGAGGCGATGGCCGGGTTCGGCTTCGACGCGCTGATCTACGACTACACGCCCGCGCGCTACGATCTGCGCGGCGAGCAGATGCTGCCATCGGTGCTGGAACTGCGCAATGTCGACGAGACCATGCGCGACTACTGGTTCGGCCACGGCTATTTCCGGCTCGATCCGGTGCAAAAGGTGGCGCTCGGCACAACCCGGCCATTCATCTGGAACTATGAGCCCCAAGCGCAGACGGTGATCCGCACCTTCATGAACGAAGACAGCGCGCCCGTCGCCGCCTTCCTCGCGGAGCGCGGCATGAGTGCCGGCGTCACCGTGCCGGTGCATCTGCCGGGCGGCGACTACGCGACCGTTACCGGCATACGCTGCGGCGACCACCGTTTCGCCGAGCACGAGGCGCCCGGCTGCCTCGGCGATTTCGGCCTGCTCGCACATATGTTCCAGCACGCGGCGGCAGGCGGGTTGCGCGGCGACCGCCGGCTCGACGGGCTTCCCCGCCTCACCGCCCGCGAACGCGAATGCCTGCGCCATGCCGCCGACGGGCTTTCGGCCAAGGAGATCTCACGCGCGCTCGGCCGTTCCGTGCCCACCGTGGTGATGCATCTCAACGCCGCCATGCGAAAGCTGGAGGCGAAGAACCGCACCCAGGCGGCGGTGCGTGCGGCGCGGCTGCGGCTGCTCGACTGA